The genomic interval AGAGACAACTCTCTTCAGCCAAATGATGTATGCATCTTTGAGCTGATCAACAAGAATAAACCTGAGATTAAAGTTACCATATTTAGACAAAATGGGATTTCTCAAGAATATGCTGTTGTAATTAATTAGTTTAGCTACAATTTACCCCATGTGAAGTGGTTTTTTTTGTTGGGGTAGGTAGCTTTAACTGACACTTAATCAATATCAAGAATAAAATGGTTGCTTTTGTACATGTTATTGGTGTTTGTGAGTTTGTGATTCTCTTAAGCTAAAGCTACTACCCAATTGATTTCTACACTTCACTTGAATGTACACTTTAAACAACTTGCAGTTTTTTAGTTTTGCGGTGCGGGCACGGTttgggaaattaaaaaaatcgcatgtgcgggttggtttaaaaaaatagtcaaaaaccgcaccactcgcaccgcgaacacccctgaATGTGATTATTAGTTTTTCTTACATATATTGTGTGATTTGTTCTTATTTGTTTTACTTACATATTTTAGACTGGCTATCTTAAATGTGATTTATGATCTTAATATGAAATCTGAGAAGTTAATATTAGAAATGCTCTAATAGGACAAACATAAATTTTGATGTAATACGGGAGTATTTATATAGCTTATGTGATTTTTAGATTCTGAATTTAATGCAAGTTATATGTTAATTTACTTCAGAGATAcaagtatataatatataatttaggaCCTTAATGATCTAAGAAGAGTTAGGATTAATTTGATAATTTATCATCACCAAAAAGtagagaattaataattaactttaacaaATAGAAAACTGAACTAACATGATTCATATTCCTAAACATTcattcataattaattacactttttattgttattttcctacttttcaatttttagttatataattATTCAACCTTATTATCgatattatcaaataaaaatacaaatctaATTTAGTGATATTCAATATTAATTCCATGTGGATCTACCTATAAAACTGCAATAGATTACGTATACTTGTGTAGTTGTTTACAATTTGCGTAATAAATGCTTATGCTTGTTGCCAGTACTCAGCTTTAACAGTTTGCATATTAGATACTCACAGTGTTTTTACACACACAaatgacaaaacaggaaacacCATACCTGTAAGTGATTTTCTTGTGTCTATATTTAATAATTGTGTTCTAATGCACAATagcaaaacaaaatataaattgacataaaaaataatttttgttaatgataattaataaattaattatatttttacatttaaataatgataatattgtaattaaaaaatatgttaaaGTTAATCATTAAAGTTAATAGCAATAttataagataaaaaaatatattaatttcatttgtgctaaatttgacacaatgacttattttatataaaattaaaaaataaattgtgctTCGTGTAGGATTGTATTTTGTTTAgtcatattttttataaaaaaaattatagtcttaattttcctaattattttgaactttaaaaataataatttttaattaattaattaagttattatgaatatatattattataccaTTACTTTATAAGATATatcatttgaataaataaatataaatttaaaatacatatttgtaataattgataaatttaaaatactttataAGATATTACTCAtcataagttaaaaattattttcatgaccGTATCTcacttatatttaaataaaatttaataattaataatgataaataaatagaattgtatttaattaaaagaaaaaaatattataaataaaaaaattctcgcacaaaataaaaatctatAACAAAGACTATTgataaatttatgaaaaattcatCATCATCACTCTATATTACTTGTAGTTGTGTTATGTAAAAATATGAACCAAATTGTtggaattaaattttgaaaaaaaaaaaagactaaaaagTTAATGCATGAAGAAGGGAAAGAAGAGAACATTACAAATAGAGTATAAGAGCTTTACAATTACATACATGTTTCAATGTAACCTATGTAAAAGCTACAAATAGTTCTTTATACTTTAGCCATATGAGAAATCATAAGCAATCTTAGCTTTGACATTGGTATGTGCATGGCACGGTTATAGTTtacagattttttttattggtttatttatttatataaattattaaaaatgagAGAACTTAAATATATAGGGAAATTTATAAGGTATActaatttttgctatttttttacaaaaatactgccaggcggtattttttacttttttattgtgtttttttataagtttcatactgcagtatactgtgttgagtttcactggtgttctactggtgttttactagtgttctaatgttgttttgagtgatactgctttgtgttttactggtgttttataaaaacacagtatttttgaaaaaatttccgtgtcacagtatttttgtaaaacttaactaaaattccagtatttttgtaagtttcccaatATATAATGGTTGTGATATTTGGGAATTATACGATCAGTTTGGTGATAtagtttagaaattttttttcagtttgGTGATATAgtttagagatttttttttattggttaAATAATTTCTGGAGAGTACGGCTGAGAGAAAAAATGTGTtggatattttaattttttcgtaattttaaaagtgatattattaattatgtcaaaaaaaaagtgatattattaataaataaatggtgTGTTTTAGATTGATTTATAAACCGActtaaaaatgagaaaaatgggAGAAATAAGAAGTAAGAaatattctttcaaaaaaaaaagaaatagaagaaaaaaaaaagagaagaagaagtaaGAAAGATGGTTTTAGAAATCAAATAGGCATACATGGCTTAAGAGAATTAATTACAAATTAACAAAACACTAATAACATGTACATTAATTAGCAACCATTTTAGTCCTGATATTGATTAAGGATCAGTTAAAGCTAAAAACAAAATCCTTTCAGCTGGAGTAAATTGTATAAGGAGAAGATTTGGATAATTACAAGAGTTTATTGTTGAATCATACTAATTTCATTTTGTCTAAATATGGTAACTTTAATCTCAGGTTGATTCTTGTTGATCAGCTCAAAGATACATACATCAGATTTCTGAAGAGAGTTGTCTCTTGCAAATGCAGCCCATCCAGAAGAAAACCTATGCTCTAATCCAGAAGATGATGATCCCTTATTAATAGTTAAATTCACATGCCAATATTCCTCACCAACCCAAAGACTCACAATTTGTGCCTTTTTCTCAAACCAAGAGTTTGCAATAGCCACTGGAATATACTGTACAAACAAGaattaatataatgaattatctaaaaaaaaaaaaattgatacagAAATGTGAATGAGAGCAACAACTTGTACATACCAATTTTCCATTTCCACGCAATTGATGCGCTCTCAATTTCACTTGGAAGTCGGTTTTATAGTTTTTAAAGGTATAGGTTTACAATCAAAAAAACAAAGTATAggtttacaaaaataacatatatagtttttcaaaaagaaaaaaaaaaggaattacctcatgtattatttttttaattttttttttcaaatttacggtttgggtttctaaagtggttgcagctcTAGTTgtaataggagtttctatacgatttttaattgcaataggggtttctctgtagaatttcgtaaaaatgcaaaaaaaaaaaaaaaaaaaaaaaaaatctggtttgaagtgtaaaaataaaaaagccccaaaaaaaaattatggaattttttttggaaaaaaaagttaaaagaatATAGAAAAAGGGGAGTTATATTTGCACTCAAAACTCAAAAGACTAAAAAATAAGTATGATGGTATGAGTACACctcagttttattttattttcagaaaaaagttaaaatatatttttattgtttagtgaaattattaaaatagataagttttatttttatttttttaataaatatattcccACACATTAATGAAACTAAAATTGTTTTTTAGTGCCTGAAACTGTTCTAAAAGAATAAATTCATGTTTAGTGTAGGTTAATAATTACGGTGTATTaattatactatattttaaaatataatgtggtatGTGTTGTTAATGatatatgaatttttaatattttgtttgacaaaataattagtaattatacaagaatataatattttttttaatagttaatatttaaaataaaaaaaattaataattatatggtATAATTACACTCAATTTTCATGGGAGCCATGAGATTCAtagagtgtaattggaacctCTTAATTACTCTTAATTACACAATTACAGTGTAATTATATACATGGTGAGACAAACATGTCAAATTATGTAATTACCTTCAATTACACTCAAATCTAATTACACCATGACAAAATAACAAGTGGAAtaataaaattcaagaaacactGTTATTTTTAGTGATACTTATTTAATATCGGAGATAATCTAATAAAAAGATAACAACAACGTGTGATTggtaaagatttttttttttttaattgagaaagtTTATTGTCCATTTAAAGGCATATTGAATCAATCCATATACATTGGACTTACATTGAACTTATACGATAAATagatgtaaaataaaattagacaattaaatttttatataacaaAAGATAATAATAAGTCTAAATCCGACCAGTTGAAATTGAGATTGCTTGTAGGGTTGAAAATATGACTATATATCCGCTTCTTCCCTCATCTCAGCTCAATTATTATCACTCTTGAAGACATTCTATATTAGTTTGATTTTGCTCTTACATATCTCAATACAATAAGAATAGATTCATATCATCATCACTTCTTGTGGTTTGCCATATGAGTTAATTAACATTTGTTCATAAGCTTCCTTATAATTTCTAATGCATAGAGAACACCCCTTTAAAagatgtaatcttcttgttggTTTAAAGTATCCTTTAAAGTGAACTTTAGAAATCAAATAGGCATGCATGGCTTAAGAGAATTAATTACAAATTAACAAAACACTAATAACATGTACATTAATTAGCAACCATTTTAGTCCTCATATTGATTAAGGgtcagttataaaaaaaataaaaccccTTCAGTTGGGGTAAATTGTATAAGTAGAAAATTTGGTATAATTACAAGAGTTTATTGTTGAGCCATACTACTTTCACTTTGTCTAAATATGGTAACTTTGATCTTAGCTTGATTCTTGTTAATCAGCTCAAAGATGCAAAcatcagttttctgaagagagttGTCTCTTGCAAATGCAGCCTATCCAGAAGAAAACTTATACTCTGGTCGCTTATTAATAGTTAAATTCACATGCCAATATTTCTCACCAACCCAAAGACTCACAATTTGTGCCTTTTTCTCAAACCAAGAGTTTGCAATAGCCACTGGAATATACtgcacaaataaaaattaatataatgaattatctaaaaaaaaaaagacaatttTGATACAGAGATGTGTATGAATGAGAGCAACAACTTGTACATACCAAATTTCCATTTCCACGCAATTGATGTGCTCTCAATTTCACTTGGAAGTAAGGATTGTCTGTGAAGAATTTGGTGGCTGCTTCAGATGAAGgcctcttattattattattagtgccTATGCCTTGATTTTCATGATCAGTATTTGTTTCAGATACTGGTTTTGTCTTATTTGCAGCTGAAAACAACAATTGCATAATTAAGTTAACTCTGTAGGCATATTTGCATTcaattatgatgatgatgatgatgatgataatgaatatATACCTTCAAAATTATCATAAGGACTAGTTTTTCTTATCTTGTTGGGTCGAGAGTCTGAATCTTCTTTAGAATCATCAATATCAACATTATGTTCCTGAAAATAATAAGGAGTAAGAGAATAATCAAATACCATAACATTGAACTCAGAGTTTACTTAATGAAGAATAGCATTAATTAATTGTGTTGTGCAAATTTATTCCAACCCTTTTTCTATTAATTCATACCTTTCCATCACTATTTTTGGTCAACTCTACCTCCTCTGTTGATCTACATGGAAGCTTAGGAAATACTTGATTCGATAAGGACTCACAATATTTCACCCAAAATGCCTTTGAAATTTGCTGCACAAGGCAACaccatgaaaataaattaattaatggaAGATCAATTGAAgttgatgcagagagagagagagagtatagTAATATAATAATGTATGGTTACTTACCAACTTGGTGTTGGGAGGAGTTTGTTCAATCATAATATTGAAAATATGGTGAGCAGTACGAGGAAAGTGTTTCTCAACCTGCTGGGCTATATGGCTATCAGAAAAAGCCATACTTGAACAGTTTTCCATGCTTTAAAAGTACTAAAGGTAAGGAAATAATTAAGGTGAAAGCGCAGAGAACAACTCTTTGTTGTTTCTTCTCTCTATGATCAAGTTTACTCTTTCACTTCACACCTCAAACTTTCCTTTTTATAGATATCCAAATCTTATAAttacaactttcccatttttaacggcaaactttcctttttatagttttaaaaggtataggtttttttttttgatatatttttttttaaaaaaaaaaaaattattttatggaaatatcttttttttaaaaaaaaaaaaagttaaaacaaTATAGAAAAATACGATATTTTTAccccctattttttttttttttttaaaaaaaaaagaaaagttaaatatatttttattctttcgtgaaattattaaaatagacaatactaaaataaattttattttttatcttttaataagaATATTTCCCTAAATTACTGAAACTAACTGTTTTTTGTTTCGTAGTGCAACTGTTCTAAAAgagtaaaatttatatatcttttttaGTACTAcactctaaaataattttattttactcaatttattttttcattttttcacatttataatcaatataaatattaattaatttaaaaaatataagtatataacaaatttaaaaatatcacaCTAAAAACCTAGATTTCAcgctattaaaaatataaaatattaaaatattaaaagcattttcaaaattttaaagtataaaaatatcacacattcttctttcaaaaaaaaaatatcacacaTTCACTATTAATcacattgaaaaataataacaaacaaATACCTAACCGAAAAAAGTCACACTATTacgttttttaaaattatttttttaaaataaacaaataaaattatttacttaatcTTAAACTATttctattaattttataatttaattgttacttaaaggtttttttttcttttttcataaaGTGTTCTTTTaccaacttaatttttattgataaaaatgtcattattatatttatccataaacataaaaattacAGTTTGTAGAAAATAACAACTCCAAATTCGACCATATATTGAGTTAAAATGGATGCATCCACATAGGGTTGAAAATATGAGTATCCGCTTCTTCAATTGAAGACCTTCTATTAGttataattaacatttatttgTCACtgcgaaataaaaaataaaaaattaacatttatttGTCAGCTTCCTTCTTCAGAATTTCCATCCATAAAGATTACCTCTTTAAATTCCTCGCTTAATAGAAATGCAAAATGAAGTTGTTTCAAATATATTGTGGAAAAAGTGCAGTAAACAAAATGCATGTGCAATAGTATCATTCCCACAACCACATACACAACAATTACTATGAGGTGAAATACGTCTAAGTGTTTAAACAgtactgaaaaataaaattcaaatatgactatttttttaatatataatagatTAGGGCTGTTTATCCGATCCAATCTGCACtattttggtcaaacaacattcgATCCGCATTAGGTGcgaattttatattttggatccgatccaatccacaTAACAATtcaaattcaatccaatccaatccgcaatagtgcggattggattagtTATTTttgatcggttactttttttttatatgttaaactattaatattttcaaaaaataacattaattcattgaaaaaaaaaaactgatattattttttctggcATTTATGTTGaggtaattatatttttatgatttgttTATCtcagatcatatatatatatggaagaggtttcaatggttacatttttattgtaaccatcatggttacattttttttaagccattggattactatttaatggttgtgattaatttagaaattaaataaaaataaataaaaaataacttgtaacctgaaagtaacctaatcatttatttccttataaaactttaattaagattaattatatattaaaattaaattaattataattattaattaattttttgcaatttattactatataaggatcttttagcaatttatttttttatacttaaattattaaaaattttatagcaaagttttttataatttaaaattatacacatataatttcataatttaaattttattatacttgtaatcttaattttaaattgttacacataattatttaatttttttatttaaatatttaaaaagtaaaaaataaaataagttgaaggattttttagaaaaaaaaatggctgcacttgttatcgattgattagcttgaggcctcatacttagttcatataattgtaacaaaataattaaatatcatttaaaaataattaattatttgaaaatttattataagaagagaattttaatttgtgtcaaaagaagtttaatttttgtaaaaaaaataattttttttgtaaatattataattaaatggcttaattattaaaataattcaagtaaggatttaaatataaatattaattactaaaagaggtcttgttaaatatttaattaattattttaagaaaatagttaattataattaattaaatctaaaaaaggaaagtctacctattagtaacctgctattacaggttaaagaaaaacgtaaccatatggttacaataaaaatgtaaccattgaatagtcacccatatatatatatatatattattattaagtatacaatatataaataaatacaaccTAAATATAAAACTCTCATATACAATGTAAGGCTAAAGTATCCTACACAATGAcagtaaatttttatatatatatatatatatatttcatatactAGGTTAATGTTACGTGCAATGcagtataattagttttttttaattaagtgatgttaaaaacaataaatatatgtttaattttttttagttagataaaatatatatatattttgaaatggaatttaaaattttaatttttgatgatATATTTTGTAATGAATCCCTCAAAATCTGCACAGTCTTGTCTTGGCTTTGGTTGTGTAGTTTGTTTTTCATAAATCTgaccaaaaaaatataaaataaataaatagcttCCCAATTATTTACAAACTCTTTAGATTTGGATTGGAAGTtctcattaaaaataaatggattGGATTAGAAGAAGAGGAGAAAACAATGTTGTGTACGATGAAAAAAAATCTCAActtagattaaaataaaaatattgtaaataCATACCATAATCATGAAAAGAATAGATTTTTatgaatttataaaaataagaatgtAAGGATACAGAGTCTGCAACGAAAAAACTTGGAGTTTCGATGCTATCGCAGTacactttaattttttggtttattttttgaaatttgaatgaagcCGTGTTAATagtaaagattgtttaattttttgggtttaattattgagtttattttttgaaatttgaatgaagcgtgtaaaaaaatttcaaaaattgtagttttaaaagattgtttaattttttggtttaattattgggtttatttatttgttaacatTTAACGTTAA from Cannabis sativa cultivar Pink pepper isolate KNU-18-1 chromosome 4, ASM2916894v1, whole genome shotgun sequence carries:
- the LOC133037157 gene encoding B3 domain-containing protein REM19-like — protein: MENCSSMAFSDSHIAQQVEKHFPRTAHHIFNIMIEQTPPNTKLQISKAFWVKYCESLSNQVFPKLPCRSTEEVELTKNSDGKEHNVDIDDSKEDSDSRPNKIRKTSPYDNFEAANKTKPVSETNTDHENQGIGTNNNNKRPSSEAATKFFTDNPYFQVKLRAHQLRGNGNLYIPVAIANSWFEKKAQIYIPVAIANSWFEKKAQIVSLWVGEEYWHVNLTINKGSSSSGLEHRFSSGWAAFARDNSLQKSDVCIFELINKNQPEIKVTIFRQNEISMIQQ